One window from the genome of Flavobacterium agricola encodes:
- a CDS encoding arginine decarboxylase: MNTKYYDLINQTFYFPQEEFTLNNDNNLLFHNIDLMKLVEQYGSPLKFTYLPQISNNINRAKGWFRKAMEKHNYPGNYYYCYCTKSSHFEYVMNEAFKNNIHIETSSAFDINIVENLLENNKINKDTYVVCNGFKRDQYISNIARLINNGHKNTIPVIDNYEELDLLQEKIEGKFPIGIRIASEEEPKFEFYTSRLGIGYKNIVPFYRKAIQENKNVELKMLHFFINTGIRDTAYYWNELSKCLKVYINLKRECPTLDSLNIGGGFPIKNSLTFDYDYAYMVDEIINQIKIACDEGEVDCPNIYTEFGSFTVGESAGAIYKVLYQKQQNDREKWNMIDSSFITTLPDTWAINKRFIMLAVNRWNDTYERVLLGGLTCDSDDYYNSEQNLNAIYLPKYNKEKPLYIGFFNTGAYQESIGGQGGLHHCLIPQPKHILIDRDENGIIATEVFSEQQQAEDVLKILGYK; the protein is encoded by the coding sequence ATGAACACTAAATATTACGATTTAATTAATCAAACTTTTTATTTTCCTCAAGAAGAATTTACTTTAAATAACGATAACAATTTATTATTTCATAACATTGATTTAATGAAATTGGTAGAGCAGTACGGATCACCATTAAAATTTACGTACCTGCCTCAAATCTCTAATAATATTAACAGAGCGAAAGGTTGGTTCCGTAAAGCCATGGAAAAACATAATTATCCGGGTAATTACTACTACTGCTACTGTACAAAAAGTTCGCATTTTGAATACGTAATGAATGAAGCGTTTAAAAACAACATTCATATAGAAACTTCATCTGCTTTTGATATTAATATTGTAGAAAATTTATTAGAGAACAATAAAATTAATAAAGATACGTATGTAGTTTGTAACGGTTTTAAACGCGATCAGTACATATCTAACATTGCTCGATTAATAAACAACGGACATAAAAATACAATTCCAGTAATTGATAATTACGAAGAATTAGATTTGTTGCAAGAAAAAATTGAAGGTAAATTTCCGATCGGTATTCGAATTGCATCTGAAGAAGAACCTAAGTTTGAGTTTTATACCTCACGTTTAGGAATTGGATACAAAAATATTGTGCCTTTTTACCGAAAAGCAATTCAAGAAAATAAAAATGTTGAACTAAAAATGCTTCACTTTTTTATTAACACAGGAATTCGTGATACGGCTTATTATTGGAATGAATTAAGCAAATGTTTAAAAGTTTACATCAACTTAAAACGCGAATGCCCAACGTTAGATAGCTTAAATATTGGTGGTGGTTTTCCGATTAAAAACTCGTTAACTTTTGATTACGATTACGCGTACATGGTAGACGAAATCATCAATCAAATTAAAATAGCTTGTGATGAAGGTGAAGTTGATTGCCCAAACATTTATACCGAATTCGGTTCGTTTACAGTAGGAGAGTCAGCAGGAGCGATTTACAAAGTTTTATACCAAAAACAACAAAACGATAGAGAAAAATGGAACATGATTGACTCGTCTTTCATTACTACATTACCAGACACATGGGCTATAAATAAACGTTTTATTATGTTAGCGGTAAACCGTTGGAATGACACCTACGAACGTGTGCTTTTAGGTGGTTTAACTTGTGATAGCGATGATTATTACAACTCAGAACAAAACTTAAACGCCATTTATTTACCAAAGTATAATAAAGAAAAACCTTTGTATATTGGTTTCTTTAATACCGGAGCGTATCAGGAAAGCATTGGCGGACAAGGAGGTTTACATCACTGTTTAATTCCGCAACCTAAACATATTTTAATTGACCGCGATGAAAACGGAATTATTGCTACCGAAGTTTTCTCTGAACAACAACAAGCTGAAGATGTTTTAAAAATTTTAGGATACAAATAA
- a CDS encoding TlpA family protein disulfide reductase encodes MKKLILLACLFTNAIFAQIQFEQTLTETFNKAKKENKGVFIEFYNETCHHCQRVQPILASKEVGDVYNKTFVSYKINTFNGLTEEEEDFLKKHKLFFTDVPNFVYFDKNENFLHYTTGKPEKNFIINLATDAFNPQVQASKLGERVKNGDKSLATLYQYSALAQLNQDKALADEIADMLYNSFNKNQLGNDTSYIILKNAVFTTNNGFYTYWVNNLNKLKGLDSGQLKNNEVDILKNIISIDLTDPNFKWTPQSFEQLKKYMLATGYTSKPENILVSKRVEFFDAKNPSKEINSYFEGILKDNAYELEDKVYILGALNSELKNKQAKKEITKFADLLLKQAKTANDADAIAQLENIKK; translated from the coding sequence ATGAAAAAACTAATTCTTTTAGCTTGTTTATTTACCAATGCTATTTTTGCTCAAATTCAATTTGAACAAACGTTAACCGAAACTTTTAACAAAGCTAAAAAAGAAAATAAAGGCGTATTTATAGAATTTTATAACGAAACCTGTCACCATTGTCAGCGCGTACAACCTATTTTAGCAAGTAAAGAAGTTGGCGATGTGTACAATAAAACTTTTGTTAGTTATAAAATAAATACGTTTAATGGATTAACTGAAGAAGAAGAAGATTTTTTAAAAAAACATAAACTTTTTTTTACCGACGTACCTAACTTTGTTTATTTTGATAAAAACGAAAACTTTTTACATTACACCACCGGAAAGCCGGAAAAAAACTTTATAATTAACTTAGCTACTGATGCATTTAACCCACAAGTTCAAGCTTCTAAACTTGGCGAACGTGTTAAAAACGGAGATAAATCTTTAGCAACCTTATATCAATATTCGGCTTTAGCACAACTAAATCAAGATAAAGCATTAGCCGATGAAATTGCCGATATGTTGTACAATTCGTTTAATAAAAATCAGCTTGGGAATGATACTAGCTATATTATATTAAAAAACGCTGTGTTTACAACCAATAATGGCTTTTATACGTATTGGGTAAACAATTTAAATAAGTTAAAAGGTTTAGATTCGGGCCAATTAAAAAACAACGAAGTTGATATTCTCAAAAACATCATCAGCATCGATTTAACCGATCCGAACTTTAAATGGACGCCTCAAAGTTTTGAACAACTAAAAAAATATATGCTTGCAACGGGTTACACAAGCAAACCCGAAAACATTTTAGTAAGCAAACGCGTTGAATTTTTTGATGCTAAAAACCCGAGTAAAGAAATCAATAGTTATTTTGAAGGAATTTTGAAAGACAACGCGTATGAATTAGAAGATAAGGTTTATATTTTAGGTGCGTTAAACTCCGAGCTTAAAAACAAACAAGCTAAAAAAGAAATAACAAAATTTGCTGATCTGCTTTTAAAACAAGCTAAAACTGCAAACGATGCAGATGCAATTGCGCAATTAGAAAACATTAAAAAATAA
- the ytxJ gene encoding bacillithiol system redox-active protein YtxJ, which yields MSFFKNIFGQNDTGATKPTLVPWENLTTLAQLDAVIELSNTVTCVIFKHSTRCIVSRTALKQFEHEFDANENLKLFFLDLLAHRDISNAIAERLFIQHESPQIIVLKKEKVVYSASHSAIDATILERFV from the coding sequence ATGAGTTTTTTTAAGAATATATTCGGACAAAATGACACCGGTGCAACAAAACCAACTTTAGTGCCTTGGGAAAATTTAACCACATTAGCACAACTTGATGCTGTTATTGAACTTTCTAATACGGTTACCTGCGTTATTTTTAAACATAGCACTCGTTGCATTGTTTCGCGTACGGCGCTAAAGCAATTTGAACATGAGTTTGATGCGAACGAAAATTTAAAATTATTTTTCTTAGATTTATTAGCACATCGAGATATTTCTAATGCAATTGCCGAACGGTTATTTATACAACACGAATCGCCGCAAATTATTGTTTTAAAAAAAGAAAAGGTTGTTTACAGCGCTTCGCATAGCGCCATTGATGCTACAATTTTAGAACGTTTTGTATAA
- a CDS encoding GNAT family N-acetyltransferase: MPALILKKTDVANPYFLQLIKKLDIDLAEKDGDEAPFFAALNTQDAIHHVLVAYQNNEPVGCGAFKIYDTETVEIKRMFVEPKMRGMGIATNILNELQAWAQSLTYSSCILETGIKMKAAIALYQANGFQVIANYGPYVHVATSICFKRAIN; the protein is encoded by the coding sequence ATGCCTGCATTAATCCTTAAAAAAACCGACGTAGCTAATCCTTATTTTTTGCAACTTATTAAAAAGTTAGATATAGATCTTGCTGAAAAAGATGGTGATGAAGCACCTTTTTTTGCTGCATTAAATACGCAAGATGCAATTCATCATGTTTTGGTTGCCTATCAAAATAATGAACCGGTTGGTTGTGGCGCTTTTAAAATATATGATACCGAAACGGTAGAAATTAAGCGCATGTTTGTTGAACCTAAAATGCGTGGCATGGGTATTGCTACCAACATTTTAAACGAATTGCAAGCATGGGCTCAGTCATTAACATATTCCTCATGCATTTTAGAAACCGGAATTAAAATGAAAGCTGCTATTGCTTTATATCAAGCAAACGGCTTTCAAGTAATTGCAAACTACGGTCCATATGTTCATGTAGCAACAAGTATTTGCTTTAAAAGAGCAATCAACTAA
- a CDS encoding deoxyhypusine synthase family protein: protein MNKGPISQFIEQNFLHFNAASLVDAAKGYETHINEGGKMMVTLAGAMSTAELGISLAEMIRAGKVDIISCTGANLEEDVMNLVAHSHYKRVPNYRDLTPQDEWDLLEQHYNRVTDTCIPEEEAFRRLQKHMEDAWHAAEAKGERYFPHEFLYQVVNSGVLAQYYEIDPKNSWIVAAAERNIPIVCPGWEDSTTGNIFTSNVIKGKLNVHTVKTGIEYMVYLTEWYRANSGGKGVGFFQIGGGIAGDFPICVVPMMYQDLEWTDVPFWSYFCQISDSTTSYGSYSGAVPNEKITWGKLDINTPKFIVESDATIVAPLIFAYILNK from the coding sequence ATGAATAAAGGACCAATTAGCCAGTTTATTGAGCAAAACTTTTTACACTTTAATGCTGCATCATTAGTAGATGCTGCTAAAGGGTACGAAACACATATAAATGAAGGAGGTAAAATGATGGTTACCTTAGCAGGAGCAATGTCAACTGCTGAGTTAGGTATTTCATTAGCAGAAATGATTCGTGCAGGTAAAGTTGATATTATTTCTTGTACAGGTGCAAACTTGGAAGAAGATGTTATGAACTTAGTTGCGCATTCACACTACAAACGAGTGCCAAATTACCGTGATTTAACTCCGCAAGATGAGTGGGACTTATTAGAACAACATTACAATCGTGTAACAGATACTTGTATTCCCGAAGAAGAAGCTTTCCGTCGTTTACAAAAACATATGGAAGATGCATGGCATGCTGCAGAAGCTAAAGGAGAAAGATATTTTCCGCACGAATTTTTATATCAAGTAGTAAATTCTGGAGTATTAGCTCAATATTATGAAATTGACCCTAAAAATTCTTGGATTGTAGCAGCTGCAGAACGTAACATTCCAATCGTTTGTCCAGGGTGGGAAGATTCTACAACAGGAAATATTTTCACATCAAACGTAATAAAAGGAAAATTAAACGTTCATACTGTTAAAACAGGTATTGAATACATGGTTTACCTTACAGAATGGTACAGAGCTAATTCTGGAGGTAAAGGAGTAGGTTTCTTCCAAATTGGTGGTGGTATCGCAGGAGATTTCCCAATTTGTGTAGTACCAATGATGTATCAAGATTTAGAGTGGACAGACGTACCTTTCTGGTCGTATTTCTGCCAAATCTCAGATTCAACAACTTCATACGGATCATATTCAGGAGCTGTTCCAAACGAAAAAATTACTTGGGGTAAATTAGATATCAACACACCGAAATTTATTGTTGAATCTGATGCAACAATTGTAGCGCCATTAATTTTTGCTTACATTTTAAATAAATAA
- the clpB gene encoding ATP-dependent chaperone ClpB, with protein MNFKNYTIKSQEAVQQAQVIAQGYQNQQLENEHIFKAILEVDQNVAPFLLKKLNVNLDAFVHQLDSILNSFPKVQGGELQLSREANFALNEASAIAKQMNDEYVSIEHILLAIFKSKSKIAQYLKDQTVTEKAFLAAIAEIRKGERVTSASAEETYNSLNKYAKNLNELAESGKLDPVIGRDEEIRRVLQILSRRSKNNPMLIGEPGVGKTAIAEGLAHRIVQGDVPENLKDKIVFSLDMGALIAGAKYKGEFEERLKAVVKEVTAADGDIVLFIDEIHTLVGAGGGDGAMDAANILKPALARGELRAIGATTLDEFQKYFEKDKALERRFQKVLVDEPDTESAISILRGIKDKYEAHHKVRIKDEAIIGAVELSQRYITNRFLPDKAIDLMDEAASKLRMEINSKPEELDVLDRKIMQLEIEIEAIKREDDESKLKVLGEELANLKDDRNEIFTKWKSEKEVVDNVQNVKNEIEELKLQAERAEREGNYGKVAEIRYGKMQEAEAKLQELQQQLDANQNGKSLIKEEVTYEDIADVVAKWTGVPVTKMLQSEREKLLNLEAELHHRVVGQEEAIVAISDAVRRSRAGLQDPKKPIGSFLFLGTTGVGKTELAKALAEYLFDDENAMTRIDMSEYQERHSVSRLVGAPPGYVGYDEGGQLTEAVRRKPYSVVLLDEIEKAHPDTFNILLQVLDEGRLTDNKGRLADFRNTIIIMTSNMGSHIIQEKFDTMTNGYDQDIVDDAKNEVLGLLKQTVRPEFINRIDEIVMFTPLSNDNIKQIVDIQLKSIVKMVAQQHIELEFTDAAVQTLADKGFDPHFGARPVKRVIQKEVLNALSKEILSGTVKAESKIVLDAAEGNLIFKN; from the coding sequence ATGAATTTTAAAAATTATACCATTAAATCACAAGAAGCCGTACAGCAAGCTCAAGTTATTGCGCAAGGCTACCAAAACCAACAATTAGAAAACGAGCACATTTTTAAAGCTATTTTAGAAGTTGACCAAAACGTAGCTCCGTTTTTATTAAAAAAACTAAATGTAAATTTAGATGCGTTTGTACATCAATTAGACAGCATTTTAAACAGCTTTCCTAAAGTACAAGGCGGTGAATTGCAATTATCTCGCGAAGCTAATTTTGCTTTAAACGAAGCTTCTGCAATTGCAAAACAAATGAATGATGAATATGTTTCTATAGAACATATTTTGTTAGCCATTTTTAAATCTAAAAGTAAAATTGCACAATATCTAAAAGACCAAACCGTAACCGAAAAAGCTTTTTTAGCTGCTATTGCAGAAATTAGAAAAGGTGAACGTGTTACCTCGGCTAGTGCAGAAGAAACATATAATTCATTAAACAAATACGCAAAAAATTTAAACGAATTAGCTGAATCAGGTAAATTAGATCCGGTTATTGGTCGTGATGAAGAAATTAGACGCGTGTTGCAAATTCTTTCTCGTCGTTCTAAAAACAACCCAATGTTAATCGGAGAACCTGGTGTGGGTAAAACCGCAATTGCAGAAGGTTTAGCACACAGAATTGTGCAAGGCGATGTACCCGAAAACCTAAAAGATAAAATTGTTTTTTCTTTGGATATGGGTGCGCTTATTGCTGGTGCAAAATACAAAGGTGAATTTGAAGAACGTTTAAAAGCAGTTGTAAAAGAAGTTACTGCTGCCGATGGCGATATTGTATTGTTTATTGACGAAATTCACACCTTAGTTGGTGCTGGTGGTGGTGATGGCGCAATGGATGCTGCCAACATCTTAAAACCTGCTTTAGCTCGTGGTGAATTACGTGCTATTGGAGCAACAACTTTAGACGAGTTCCAGAAATATTTTGAAAAAGACAAAGCGTTAGAACGTCGTTTCCAAAAAGTTTTGGTAGATGAACCAGATACCGAAAGTGCAATTTCAATTTTACGCGGAATTAAAGACAAGTACGAAGCGCATCATAAAGTTCGTATTAAAGACGAAGCAATTATTGGCGCGGTAGAACTTTCGCAACGTTACATTACCAACCGTTTTTTACCAGACAAAGCGATTGATTTAATGGACGAAGCTGCATCTAAATTAAGAATGGAAATTAATTCTAAGCCTGAAGAATTAGATGTATTAGATCGTAAAATTATGCAGTTAGAAATCGAAATCGAAGCTATTAAACGCGAAGATGACGAATCTAAACTTAAAGTTTTAGGCGAAGAATTAGCTAACTTAAAAGACGATCGTAACGAAATATTTACCAAATGGAAATCTGAAAAAGAAGTGGTAGATAACGTTCAGAACGTTAAAAATGAAATAGAAGAATTAAAGCTACAAGCCGAACGTGCCGAACGTGAAGGAAACTACGGAAAAGTTGCCGAAATTCGTTACGGAAAAATGCAAGAAGCCGAAGCAAAACTTCAGGAACTTCAACAACAATTAGATGCCAACCAAAATGGTAAATCATTAATTAAAGAAGAAGTTACTTACGAAGATATTGCCGATGTTGTTGCAAAATGGACCGGAGTTCCGGTAACAAAAATGTTGCAATCAGAACGCGAAAAGTTATTAAACTTAGAAGCCGAATTGCATCACCGCGTAGTAGGTCAAGAAGAAGCAATTGTTGCTATTTCTGATGCCGTTCGCCGTAGTCGTGCCGGATTACAAGATCCGAAAAAACCAATTGGCTCGTTCCTTTTCTTAGGTACAACCGGTGTAGGTAAAACAGAATTAGCAAAAGCATTAGCCGAATATTTATTTGATGATGAAAATGCCATGACGCGTATTGACATGTCCGAATATCAGGAACGCCACAGCGTTTCGCGTTTAGTTGGTGCACCTCCGGGATATGTTGGTTATGATGAAGGCGGTCAGTTAACAGAAGCAGTTCGTCGTAAACCGTACTCAGTTGTGCTTTTAGACGAAATTGAAAAAGCACATCCAGATACGTTTAATATTTTATTACAAGTTTTAGACGAAGGGCGCTTAACTGATAACAAAGGACGTTTAGCAGATTTTAGAAATACAATCATTATCATGACCTCAAATATGGGTAGCCATATTATTCAGGAAAAATTTGATACCATGACTAACGGTTACGACCAAGATATTGTTGACGACGCTAAAAATGAAGTTTTGGGCTTATTAAAACAAACGGTACGTCCGGAATTTATTAACCGTATTGACGAGATTGTTATGTTTACGCCATTAAGCAACGACAACATTAAACAAATCGTTGATATTCAGTTAAAATCTATCGTTAAAATGGTAGCACAACAACATATTGAATTAGAATTTACTGATGCAGCAGTTCAAACATTAGCCGATAAAGGTTTTGATCCGCATTTCGGAGCGCGTCCAGTAAAACGTGTTATACAGAAAGAAGTTTTAAATGCACTTTCTAAAGAAATTTTATCCGGAACGGTAAAAGCAGAAAGCAAAATTGTTTTAGATGCCGCAGAAGGAAACTTAATTTTCAAAAATTAA
- the smpB gene encoding SsrA-binding protein SmpB, with amino-acid sequence MVKNVNILNKRAKFDYEFLEKYNAGIVLTGTEIKSIRLGKASIAESFCEFHGLELFMINSHIEEYSYGTHYNHKAKSERKLLLNKRELKGLNKSLQNKGLTIVPLRLYTNEKGLAKVEIALARGKKNYDKRESIKERDTQRDLDRLKKI; translated from the coding sequence ATGGTCAAAAATGTAAATATCCTAAATAAAAGAGCAAAATTCGATTACGAATTTTTAGAAAAATATAACGCAGGTATTGTATTAACCGGTACCGAAATTAAATCCATCAGATTGGGTAAAGCTTCTATTGCCGAAAGTTTTTGTGAATTTCATGGTTTAGAACTTTTCATGATTAATTCTCATATTGAAGAATATTCATACGGAACGCATTACAATCATAAAGCCAAAAGCGAACGTAAACTTTTATTAAACAAACGCGAATTAAAAGGTTTAAATAAAAGCTTACAAAACAAAGGTTTAACCATTGTACCTTTACGTTTGTATACCAACGAAAAAGGATTGGCTAAAGTAGAAATTGCTTTGGCACGCGGTAAGAAAAATTACGACAAACGCGAAAGCATTAAAGAACGAGATACGCAACGCGATTTAGATCGATTAAAGAAAATTTAA
- a CDS encoding proline dehydrogenase family protein: protein MEKIFNNTKNAFELKSDLELDRAYFLFKMIANPTLVSVGTKFTNFALKLNLPVEGIIRKTIFDHFCGGVSETDCLKVVDQMYTKGVSSVLDYSVEGKAEEKQFDSTLEMTLRTIDFAQQRQAIPYAVFKPTGVGRHELYEKVGAKVALTESETAEWNRTVARFESICKAAYEKDVMLLIDAEETWMQDAADDLCEEMMRRYNKEKAIIYNTAQFYRWDRLDYLKNLQAKAKAEGFHIGMKIVRGAYMEKENLRAEQMGYKSPICVSKQATDDNFDAGVQYMMDNLDCMAIFAGTHNENSSYMLMRIMQEKQVDKNDNRVWFGQLYGMSDNISYNLSKHGYNIAKYLPFGPVKEVIPYLIRRAQENTSVAGQTSRELNLITTERKRRKENK from the coding sequence ATGGAAAAAATATTTAACAACACCAAGAACGCTTTTGAATTAAAATCGGACTTAGAGCTTGACCGAGCTTATTTTCTTTTTAAAATGATTGCAAACCCAACGCTTGTTAGCGTGGGTACAAAATTTACTAACTTTGCTTTAAAACTTAATTTACCAGTAGAAGGTATAATTAGAAAAACAATTTTTGATCATTTTTGTGGTGGGGTTTCAGAAACCGACTGCTTAAAAGTAGTAGATCAAATGTATACAAAAGGCGTATCTTCTGTATTAGATTACTCTGTAGAAGGAAAAGCCGAAGAAAAACAATTTGATAGCACATTAGAAATGACTTTGCGTACTATTGATTTTGCACAACAACGACAAGCTATTCCGTATGCGGTTTTTAAACCAACCGGTGTTGGCCGTCATGAATTGTACGAAAAAGTTGGTGCAAAAGTTGCTTTAACCGAATCTGAAACAGCAGAATGGAACAGAACTGTTGCACGTTTCGAATCAATTTGTAAAGCAGCTTACGAAAAAGATGTAATGTTGCTTATTGATGCCGAAGAAACCTGGATGCAAGATGCAGCCGATGATTTGTGCGAAGAAATGATGCGCCGTTACAACAAAGAAAAAGCTATTATTTACAACACTGCACAATTTTACCGTTGGGACCGTTTAGATTATTTAAAAAATTTACAGGCTAAAGCCAAAGCCGAAGGTTTTCATATCGGTATGAAAATTGTTCGCGGCGCTTACATGGAAAAAGAAAACCTACGCGCCGAACAAATGGGTTATAAATCGCCAATATGCGTATCTAAACAAGCTACTGATGATAATTTTGATGCTGGCGTGCAGTACATGATGGACAATTTAGATTGCATGGCTATTTTTGCTGGTACGCATAACGAAAACAGCTCGTACATGTTAATGCGCATCATGCAAGAAAAACAAGTAGATAAAAACGACAACCGCGTTTGGTTTGGCCAATTATACGGCATGAGCGATAACATTAGTTACAACTTATCTAAACACGGCTATAACATTGCTAAATATTTACCTTTCGGACCTGTTAAAGAAGTAATTCCGTACTTAATTCGCCGAGCACAAGAAAACACATCTGTGGCAGGACAAACCTCGCGCGAGTTAAACCTAATTACAACCGAGCGCAAACGCCGTAAGGAAAACAAATAA
- the aroB gene encoding 3-dehydroquinate synthase, with amino-acid sequence MQQIISNNHSVFFNEDCFFYLSDALKDGNYSKIFILADSETVNHCVPSVLSNMQTNIPFEIIEFDAGEEYKTMETCMQIWNVLIELGADRKSVIINVGGGVVTDLGGFVASVFKRGIDFINIPTSLLAMVDASVGGKNGIDLGALKNQIGTITNPKAVLIHTGFLETLPQVQMRSGLAEMLKHGLIQDAEYWQLFKHLDELTTEHLDALIYRSVEIKNNVVTQDLTETGIRKALNFGHTLGHAIESYCLENQAMPTLLHGEAIAVGMILESYLSLEKQFITYDQYLDIKTTLNNLYDKVNFNEAAINEIVDLLIYDKKNEFGKIQFCLLNGIGDVMLDQQVSNELIYNAFKDYEN; translated from the coding sequence ATGCAGCAAATAATTAGTAATAACCATAGTGTTTTTTTTAATGAAGATTGTTTTTTTTATTTATCCGATGCGTTAAAAGACGGCAATTATTCTAAAATATTTATTCTTGCCGATTCAGAAACTGTGAACCATTGTGTGCCATCTGTTTTAAGTAACATGCAAACCAATATTCCTTTTGAAATTATTGAGTTTGATGCGGGAGAAGAATATAAAACTATGGAAACCTGCATGCAAATTTGGAATGTTTTAATAGAATTAGGTGCCGATCGTAAATCGGTAATTATAAACGTAGGCGGGGGAGTAGTAACCGATTTAGGCGGATTTGTTGCTTCGGTATTTAAACGCGGAATCGATTTTATTAATATTCCAACATCTTTATTAGCCATGGTGGATGCCTCGGTAGGAGGAAAAAATGGGATTGATTTAGGAGCGTTAAAAAACCAAATAGGTACAATTACCAATCCGAAAGCCGTTTTAATTCATACCGGATTTTTAGAAACTTTGCCGCAAGTGCAAATGCGATCGGGTTTAGCAGAAATGCTGAAACACGGATTAATACAAGATGCAGAATACTGGCAGTTGTTTAAACATTTAGACGAATTAACTACCGAGCATTTAGATGCATTAATTTACAGATCGGTTGAAATAAAAAACAACGTGGTTACGCAAGATTTAACCGAAACAGGAATTAGAAAAGCCTTAAATTTTGGACATACCTTGGGCCATGCCATAGAAAGTTATTGTTTAGAAAACCAAGCTATGCCAACATTATTACACGGTGAAGCTATTGCTGTTGGAATGATTTTAGAAAGTTATTTGTCATTAGAAAAACAATTTATAACTTATGACCAATATCTAGATATTAAAACTACACTAAATAACCTTTACGATAAAGTTAATTTTAATGAAGCTGCTATTAATGAAATAGTAGATTTATTAATTTACGACAAGAAAAACGAGTTTGGAAAAATTCAATTTTGTTTGTTAAATGGAATCGGGGACGTAATGTTAGATCAGCAAGTTTCTAACGAGTTGATTTATAATGCGTTTAAAGATTATGAAAATTAG